One genomic segment of Hydra vulgaris chromosome 14, alternate assembly HydraT2T_AEP includes these proteins:
- the LOC100214259 gene encoding cyclin-dependent kinase 5 homolog isoform X2, whose product MKRLKRALSLSKSPRIEESISEIEEDLNKAHIGEIKEHEENGTDNKLASRTQSVVSNDSGHGSGNELDSQPKLTPPIRFRRMANFSLEMQKKRMSLPANLNLYPNMYEQGEAVPSSPSEPTMSRKERRASMAELGYGKMSSYTKLDKLGEGTYATVFKGKSRLTDTIVALKEIRLEHEEGAPCTAIREVSILKDLKHANIVTLHDIIHTPKSLTLVFEYLEKDLKSYMDDCGGIIALSNVKLFLFQILRGLHYCHKRKVLHRDLKPQNLLINEKGELKLADFGLARAKSVPTKTYSNEVVTLWYRPPDVLLGSTVYNASIDMWGVGCIFYEMVTGRPMFPGSTSDNELTLIFKMLGTPNEKTWPGITTNPEFIAGRFPNYRPEKLHNHLPRIELEGLDLLQKFICFVPAARIDAFAGMKHSYFASLGTDVFNLSETESIFSLSDMHLSKDPGFRSAVRQERSGGSRRRLSLLF is encoded by the exons ATGAAACGTTTGAAGAGAGCTTTGTCACTGAGTAAATCACCAAGAATAGAAGAAAGTATCTCTGAAATTGAAGAGGATTTAAATAAAGCTCATATTGGTGAAATTAAAGAACATGAAGAAAATG GCACTGATAACAAATTGGCAAGTCGAACTCAAAGTGTTGTGTCAAATGACTCTGGTCATGGATCTGGTAATGAGTTAGATAGTCAACCAAAATTAACTCCACCTATTCGATTTCGAAGGATGGCAAATTTTTCTTTG GAAATGCAGAAAAAGCGAATGTCATTGCCAGCAAATCTGAATTTGTATCCAAATATGTATGAACAGGGTGAAGCTGTCCCATCATCACCTTCTGAACCAACTATGTCAAGAAAAGAGCGACGGGCTTCAATG gCTGAGCTCGGATATGGAAAAATGAGCTCTTACACAAAGCTTGATAAGCTTGGCGAG GGGACCTATGCTACTGTTTTTAAAGGGAAGAGTCGTTTAACTGACACTATAGttgctttaaaagaaattcgTCTTGAACATGAAGAGGGTGCGCCGTGTACTGCAATTCGGGAAG tttcaattcTTAAAGATTTAAAGCATGCAAATATTGTGACACTTCATGATATCATACACACACCAAAATCATTGACGCTggtttttgaatattta gaAAAAGATTTGAAATCATACATGGATGACTGTGGAGGAATTATCGCATTATCAAATGTTAAA ctctttttgtttcaaatattaaGAGGCCTTCATTATTGTCACAAAAGGAAAGTTTTGCATAg AGATTTAAAGCCTCAGAATTTGCTGATAAATGAAAAAGGTGAATTAAAACTAGCAGACTTTGGATTAGCTCGTGCAAAATCTGTACCAACAAAAACATATTCAAATGAAGTTGTAACATTATGGTACCGGCCTCCTGATGTATTGCTTGGCTCTACAGTGTATAATGCTTCTATAGATATGTG gggTGTAGGATGCATATTCTATGAAATGGTAACTGGTCGACCCATGTTCCCAGGTTCTACCTCTGACAATGAacttactttaatatttaag ATGTTAGGCACACCAAATGAAAAAACATGGCCTGGTATAACAACAAACCCAGAATTTATAGCAG gtCGTTTTCCAAACTATAGACCTGAGAAATTGCATAATCATTTACCAAG AATTGAGCTTGAAGGCTTAGATTtgctacaaaaatttatttgt tttgtaCCTGCAGCACGTATTGATGCTTTTGCAGGAATGAAGCATTCCTACTTTGCTTCTTTAGGAACAGATGTCTTCAATCTAAGTGAGA ctgAATCAATATTTTCATTGAGTGATATGCACTTATCAAAAGATCCCGGGTTTAGGTCTGCTGTGCGCCAAGAACGATCAG GCGGTAGTCGACGTcgtttaagtttattattttaa
- the LOC100214259 gene encoding cyclin-dependent kinase 5 homolog isoform X1 has protein sequence MKRLKRALSLSKSPRIEESISEIEEDLNKAHIGEIKEHEENGIYIHGHSNGHLNGNNNEIIKGTDNKLASRTQSVVSNDSGHGSGNELDSQPKLTPPIRFRRMANFSLEMQKKRMSLPANLNLYPNMYEQGEAVPSSPSEPTMSRKERRASMAELGYGKMSSYTKLDKLGEGTYATVFKGKSRLTDTIVALKEIRLEHEEGAPCTAIREVSILKDLKHANIVTLHDIIHTPKSLTLVFEYLEKDLKSYMDDCGGIIALSNVKLFLFQILRGLHYCHKRKVLHRDLKPQNLLINEKGELKLADFGLARAKSVPTKTYSNEVVTLWYRPPDVLLGSTVYNASIDMWGVGCIFYEMVTGRPMFPGSTSDNELTLIFKMLGTPNEKTWPGITTNPEFIAGRFPNYRPEKLHNHLPRIELEGLDLLQKFICFVPAARIDAFAGMKHSYFASLGTDVFNLSETESIFSLSDMHLSKDPGFRSAVRQERSGGSRRRLSLLF, from the exons ATGAAACGTTTGAAGAGAGCTTTGTCACTGAGTAAATCACCAAGAATAGAAGAAAGTATCTCTGAAATTGAAGAGGATTTAAATAAAGCTCATATTGGTGAAATTAAAGAACATGAAGAAAATGGTATTTATATTCATGGTCACTCCAACGGGCATTTAAATGGCAATAATAATGAGATCATAAAGG GCACTGATAACAAATTGGCAAGTCGAACTCAAAGTGTTGTGTCAAATGACTCTGGTCATGGATCTGGTAATGAGTTAGATAGTCAACCAAAATTAACTCCACCTATTCGATTTCGAAGGATGGCAAATTTTTCTTTG GAAATGCAGAAAAAGCGAATGTCATTGCCAGCAAATCTGAATTTGTATCCAAATATGTATGAACAGGGTGAAGCTGTCCCATCATCACCTTCTGAACCAACTATGTCAAGAAAAGAGCGACGGGCTTCAATG gCTGAGCTCGGATATGGAAAAATGAGCTCTTACACAAAGCTTGATAAGCTTGGCGAG GGGACCTATGCTACTGTTTTTAAAGGGAAGAGTCGTTTAACTGACACTATAGttgctttaaaagaaattcgTCTTGAACATGAAGAGGGTGCGCCGTGTACTGCAATTCGGGAAG tttcaattcTTAAAGATTTAAAGCATGCAAATATTGTGACACTTCATGATATCATACACACACCAAAATCATTGACGCTggtttttgaatattta gaAAAAGATTTGAAATCATACATGGATGACTGTGGAGGAATTATCGCATTATCAAATGTTAAA ctctttttgtttcaaatattaaGAGGCCTTCATTATTGTCACAAAAGGAAAGTTTTGCATAg AGATTTAAAGCCTCAGAATTTGCTGATAAATGAAAAAGGTGAATTAAAACTAGCAGACTTTGGATTAGCTCGTGCAAAATCTGTACCAACAAAAACATATTCAAATGAAGTTGTAACATTATGGTACCGGCCTCCTGATGTATTGCTTGGCTCTACAGTGTATAATGCTTCTATAGATATGTG gggTGTAGGATGCATATTCTATGAAATGGTAACTGGTCGACCCATGTTCCCAGGTTCTACCTCTGACAATGAacttactttaatatttaag ATGTTAGGCACACCAAATGAAAAAACATGGCCTGGTATAACAACAAACCCAGAATTTATAGCAG gtCGTTTTCCAAACTATAGACCTGAGAAATTGCATAATCATTTACCAAG AATTGAGCTTGAAGGCTTAGATTtgctacaaaaatttatttgt tttgtaCCTGCAGCACGTATTGATGCTTTTGCAGGAATGAAGCATTCCTACTTTGCTTCTTTAGGAACAGATGTCTTCAATCTAAGTGAGA ctgAATCAATATTTTCATTGAGTGATATGCACTTATCAAAAGATCCCGGGTTTAGGTCTGCTGTGCGCCAAGAACGATCAG GCGGTAGTCGACGTcgtttaagtttattattttaa